From the Musa acuminata AAA Group cultivar baxijiao chromosome BXJ1-2, Cavendish_Baxijiao_AAA, whole genome shotgun sequence genome, one window contains:
- the LOC135609607 gene encoding uncharacterized protein LOC135609607 isoform X2, whose amino-acid sequence MRVLRSNKSRSELAPINQITSSSDPLPVRGCPIASNAKASKLSISSRGSDSARADSKLSDMVIVGNNSYSKAERSMAILIAFIDFIQVSMPSSSVIILTDPASEFAIRKSKATTLPIPGDYSRGNLMLQRIRSYIAFLETRLQEQSKGLGSTSHYIFTDSDIAVVNDLGHIFQKDPNFHLALTFRNNKDQPLNSGFIAVRGTPDGIYKAKIFLEEVVNVYSLKFMKASRMLGDQLALAWVVKSHLPFALKKFGRHESFSAELNGVSILFLPCAVYNWTPPEGAGQFHGMPLDVQVVHFKGSRKRLMLESWSFYNSTSNMSDMLCLVLKSGRTKYDF is encoded by the exons ATGAGAGTTCTTCGATCCAACAAGAGCCGAAGCGAACTCGCCCCAATAAATCAGATCACCTCGTCCTCGGACCCGCTGCCGGTCAGGGGTTGCCCGATCGCCTCCAATGCCAAG GCCTCAAAGCTGTCAATAAG CTCGCGTGGATCAGACTCTGCAAGGGCGGATAGTAAATTATCTGATATGGTAATTGTTGGAAACAATTCCTACAGCAAAGCTGAAAGGTCCATGGCCATTCTTATTGCTTTCATAGACTTCATACAG GTGTCAATGCCAAGCAGCAGTGTAATCATATTGACTGATCCTGCTTCTGAGTTTGCAATAAGAAAAAGTAAAGCAACAACATTACCAATTCCTGGAGATTACTCACGTGGAAACTTGATGCTTCAGAGAATCAGGTCCTACATT GCATTCCTAGAAACAAGGCTTCAAGAGCAATCTAAGGGCCTCGGGAGTACTAGTCACTACATTTTCACTGATTCTGATATTGCAGTGGTAAATGACCTTGGGCATATATTTCAGAAAGATCCTAACTTTCACCTGGCCCTCACTTTTCGTAACAATAAAGACCAGCCTCTAAACTCAGGTTTCATTGCAGTAAGAGGCACtccagatggaatttataa GGCAAAGATCTTTTTAGAAGAAGTTGTGAACGTGTACAGCTTGAAATTTATGAAGGCCTCCCGCATGCTTGGTGATCAGTTAGCTCTTGCATGGGTAGTTAAGTCTCATCTTCCATTTGCTCTAAAGAAGTTTGGTAGGCATGAAAGCTTCTCTGCTGAGCTAAACGGAGTGTCAATTCTCTTTTTGCCTTGTGCTGTTTATAATTGGACCCCACCTGAAGGCGCTGGGCAGTTTCATGGCATGCCCTTGGATGTCCAG GTTGTCCATTTCAAGGGGTCGAGGAAGCGATTAATGTTGGAATCTTGGAGCTTCTATAACTCAACGTCCAATATGTCCGACATGCTCTGCCTCGTTCTAAAAAGCGGAAGGACAAAATACGACTTCTGA
- the LOC135609607 gene encoding uncharacterized protein LOC135609607 isoform X1: protein MSPVLSHVRRQSILPMGVCGGRKRPFFFLVLPLILFLPLILSVSKLHESSSIQQEPKRTRPNKSDHLVLGPAAGQGLPDRLQCQGLKAVNKVHSSISHEDIQIGDSISFVTVYTIYNSSRGSDSARADSKLSDMVIVGNNSYSKAERSMAILIAFIDFIQVSMPSSSVIILTDPASEFAIRKSKATTLPIPGDYSRGNLMLQRIRSYIAFLETRLQEQSKGLGSTSHYIFTDSDIAVVNDLGHIFQKDPNFHLALTFRNNKDQPLNSGFIAVRGTPDGIYKAKIFLEEVVNVYSLKFMKASRMLGDQLALAWVVKSHLPFALKKFGRHESFSAELNGVSILFLPCAVYNWTPPEGAGQFHGMPLDVQVVHFKGSRKRLMLESWSFYNSTSNMSDMLCLVLKSGRTKYDF from the exons ATGTCTCCAGTTCTCAGTCACGTGAGGAGGCAATCGATCCTGCCGATGGGGGTTTGCGGGGGCCGGAAGCGCCCTTTCTTCTTCCTCGTCCTCCCTCTAATCCTCTTCCTCCCTTTGATTCTCTCAG TGTCAAAATTGCATGAGAGTTCTTCGATCCAACAAGAGCCGAAGCGAACTCGCCCCAATAAATCAGATCACCTCGTCCTCGGACCCGCTGCCGGTCAGGGGTTGCCCGATCGCCTCCAATGCCAAG GCCTCAAAGCTGTCAATAAGGTCCATTCTTCAATCTCACATGAGGACATTCAAATTGGTGACAGCATTTCATTTGTCACAGTTTACACAATTTACAACAGCTCGCGTGGATCAGACTCTGCAAGGGCGGATAGTAAATTATCTGATATGGTAATTGTTGGAAACAATTCCTACAGCAAAGCTGAAAGGTCCATGGCCATTCTTATTGCTTTCATAGACTTCATACAG GTGTCAATGCCAAGCAGCAGTGTAATCATATTGACTGATCCTGCTTCTGAGTTTGCAATAAGAAAAAGTAAAGCAACAACATTACCAATTCCTGGAGATTACTCACGTGGAAACTTGATGCTTCAGAGAATCAGGTCCTACATT GCATTCCTAGAAACAAGGCTTCAAGAGCAATCTAAGGGCCTCGGGAGTACTAGTCACTACATTTTCACTGATTCTGATATTGCAGTGGTAAATGACCTTGGGCATATATTTCAGAAAGATCCTAACTTTCACCTGGCCCTCACTTTTCGTAACAATAAAGACCAGCCTCTAAACTCAGGTTTCATTGCAGTAAGAGGCACtccagatggaatttataa GGCAAAGATCTTTTTAGAAGAAGTTGTGAACGTGTACAGCTTGAAATTTATGAAGGCCTCCCGCATGCTTGGTGATCAGTTAGCTCTTGCATGGGTAGTTAAGTCTCATCTTCCATTTGCTCTAAAGAAGTTTGGTAGGCATGAAAGCTTCTCTGCTGAGCTAAACGGAGTGTCAATTCTCTTTTTGCCTTGTGCTGTTTATAATTGGACCCCACCTGAAGGCGCTGGGCAGTTTCATGGCATGCCCTTGGATGTCCAG GTTGTCCATTTCAAGGGGTCGAGGAAGCGATTAATGTTGGAATCTTGGAGCTTCTATAACTCAACGTCCAATATGTCCGACATGCTCTGCCTCGTTCTAAAAAGCGGAAGGACAAAATACGACTTCTGA